From the Priestia koreensis genome, one window contains:
- a CDS encoding aspartate aminotransferase family protein, producing MPQSRLIKPFLDQEYPMISHGKGIYLYDQNGKRYIDGSSGAVTASIGHGVDEIIEAMNEQAKKVAFVYRSQFTSEPAEQLADTLCRLSDGHLPWTFFVNSGTEATETAMKIAIQHWQEQGRGTKTKILSRWMSYHGITVGALSMSGHPLRRMRFVPLLEEYPSISPPYCYRCPHKSTYPSCQLACASELERVIKRIGAQYIAAFIAEPIVGAAGGALTPPDGYYEKIQEICEKYDVLFIMDEVMTGNGRTGTHFGYQHWNVKPDIVTLGKGMSAGYSPIAATLASQKVIDPILSGTKVVMSGHTFSGNPLSAAVSMAVLSYLERHKLVDQVEEKGERLKQKLKRLQGETSIIGDIRGKGLLIGVELVQEPLTKQPFERHLNVMSRLVEKAQRNGLLIYPAAAGEDGVDGDAVILSPPFIISDDEMEELFTLFSLSIKELEHELKGEI from the coding sequence ATGCCGCAGAGTCGACTAATTAAACCCTTCTTAGATCAAGAGTATCCCATGATTTCTCATGGAAAAGGTATTTATTTGTATGATCAAAATGGAAAACGATACATAGATGGATCATCTGGAGCAGTAACAGCAAGTATCGGACACGGTGTGGATGAAATTATTGAGGCAATGAACGAACAGGCGAAAAAGGTTGCTTTCGTTTACCGTTCACAGTTCACAAGTGAGCCTGCTGAACAATTAGCAGATACGCTTTGTCGCTTATCCGATGGGCATCTCCCGTGGACATTTTTTGTCAATAGCGGCACAGAGGCCACAGAGACGGCAATGAAAATAGCTATTCAGCACTGGCAGGAGCAGGGGAGAGGAACGAAAACAAAGATTCTATCGAGATGGATGAGTTATCACGGTATTACAGTAGGAGCGCTTTCAATGTCAGGTCATCCGCTTCGCAGGATGCGTTTTGTGCCACTTCTCGAAGAATATCCATCTATATCACCTCCTTATTGCTATCGTTGCCCTCATAAAAGTACGTATCCTAGCTGTCAATTGGCCTGCGCCTCTGAGTTAGAGCGTGTGATTAAGAGAATAGGTGCTCAATATATTGCGGCATTTATTGCTGAACCAATTGTGGGAGCAGCAGGGGGAGCGCTGACGCCACCAGATGGGTATTATGAAAAAATTCAAGAGATTTGTGAGAAGTATGACGTGCTTTTTATTATGGATGAGGTGATGACCGGAAACGGACGAACCGGGACGCATTTCGGCTATCAGCATTGGAACGTAAAGCCTGATATTGTGACGCTTGGAAAGGGAATGAGTGCAGGGTATTCCCCTATTGCTGCCACGCTCGCTAGTCAAAAGGTAATTGATCCTATTTTAAGCGGAACAAAGGTAGTGATGAGTGGTCATACGTTTAGTGGAAATCCACTATCAGCAGCGGTCTCGATGGCTGTCCTCTCCTATTTAGAACGTCATAAGCTTGTCGATCAGGTAGAAGAAAAAGGCGAAAGACTTAAACAAAAGCTCAAACGTCTTCAAGGAGAAACATCCATTATCGGTGACATTCGAGGAAAAGGGTTGCTCATTGGGGTTGAGCTCGTACAAGAGCCATTGACCAAACAACCTTTTGAACGTCATTTAAACGTAATGTCTCGCTTAGTAGAAAAAGCACAACGAAATGGCTTATTAATATATCCTGCCGCAGCCGGGGAGGATGGCGTAGACGGTGATGCTGTGATCTTATCGCCACCTTTTATCATTTCAGACGATGAAATGGAAGAATTATTCACCCTATTTTCTCTGTCCATTAAGGAACTCGAACATGAGCTGAAAGGAGAAATATAA
- a CDS encoding CoA transferase subunit A, with product MENVFGKIISAEEACALISDGSILMAGGFGGIGSPPTLIDVLVNNGTKNLTLICNDTGFPHIGVGKLVSAGSIKKVIASHIGSNPLAGKLMTEGKMDVEFSPQGTLAERIRAGGVGMGGILVETGLDNEIVNKGKKIVELDGHTFLAETALTADVSIVYAKKADEFGNLIFDKSARNTNPLVAMAGNVTIAEVEEIVALGELDPDEIITPGIFVQHIVQTKGVEWKWVWE from the coding sequence TTGGAAAATGTGTTTGGAAAGATTATTTCTGCTGAAGAGGCATGCGCGCTCATATCTGATGGAAGTATTTTAATGGCAGGAGGATTTGGCGGAATTGGCTCGCCTCCTACATTGATTGATGTCCTAGTGAATAATGGAACAAAAAATTTAACGCTTATTTGCAATGACACGGGGTTTCCGCATATCGGGGTTGGGAAACTAGTGAGCGCAGGAAGCATAAAAAAAGTAATTGCCTCTCACATTGGCTCGAATCCTCTTGCAGGTAAGCTAATGACGGAGGGGAAAATGGACGTGGAATTTTCTCCTCAAGGAACGCTTGCTGAACGAATTCGGGCAGGAGGAGTTGGAATGGGAGGCATACTTGTTGAAACAGGGTTGGATAATGAGATCGTTAATAAAGGTAAAAAGATCGTTGAACTAGACGGGCACACATTTTTAGCTGAGACAGCTCTAACAGCTGATGTATCGATCGTTTATGCAAAAAAAGCCGATGAATTCGGAAATCTCATTTTTGATAAAAGTGCACGCAATACGAATCCGCTCGTCGCAATGGCAGGGAACGTAACGATTGCAGAGGTGGAGGAAATCGTTGCATTAGGAGAGCTCGATCCTGACGAAATTATAACCCCGGGAATTTTTGTGCAACATATTGTGCAGACAAAAGGGGTGGAATGGAAGTGGGTGTGGGAATGA
- a CDS encoding 3-oxoacid CoA-transferase subunit B, with protein MGVGMNSREKMAKRAAQEIHHGMIVNLGIGIPSLIPNYLPADCSVMFHAENGILGMGPTPAVGEENAHVCNAAGYPVTTVAGSSYCDSAIAFAMIRRGMVDVTVLGALEVSEGGDLANWIVPGKRVPGMGGAMELAERAKKVIVVMNHCNKNGESKIVHRCSLPLTAKACVNLIITDQAVIQVTKKGLLLTEVMAPYTIHDVIRHTNAPLLISDHIKTNE; from the coding sequence GTGGGTGTGGGAATGAATAGTCGAGAGAAAATGGCCAAACGAGCAGCACAAGAAATTCATCACGGAATGATCGTCAATTTAGGGATCGGCATTCCCTCCTTAATTCCAAACTATCTGCCAGCAGACTGCTCGGTAATGTTTCATGCCGAGAATGGGATTTTAGGGATGGGACCGACCCCTGCTGTTGGGGAGGAAAATGCGCATGTTTGCAATGCGGCAGGATACCCTGTTACAACAGTTGCTGGCTCATCGTACTGTGATAGTGCGATTGCTTTTGCAATGATTAGACGAGGAATGGTTGATGTTACAGTACTAGGAGCACTAGAAGTAAGTGAAGGCGGAGATCTTGCCAATTGGATTGTACCCGGAAAACGTGTTCCCGGAATGGGCGGAGCGATGGAGTTAGCTGAGAGAGCAAAAAAGGTTATTGTGGTCATGAATCATTGCAATAAAAACGGTGAATCAAAAATAGTGCATAGATGCTCACTCCCATTAACCGCGAAGGCCTGTGTAAATTTGATTATCACGGATCAAGCAGTCATTCAGGTAACGAAAAAAGGGCTACTCCTCACAGAGGTGATGGCCCCTTATACCATTCACGATGTCATTCGTCATACGAATGCCCCTTTATTAATTAGTGATCACATTAAAACGAACGAATAA
- a CDS encoding peptidase → MNEQARAIHEWIQKHEAKGIRMLKRFVQEASTQGNEKNVQAMVVEKLRQLGLEIDIWEPKIRDLKKHEAFVTARSSFRDSPNVVGVWKGSGGGRSLILNGHIDVVPEGDVKLWEDDPFSGKVKDGRLYGRGSTDMKGGNVAMILALEALISLDISLKGDVIFQSVIEEESGGAGTLACIERGYRADAAIIPEPTNMKIFPKQQGSMWFRVVVHGMSAHGGTRYEGVSAIEKAMKVVQHLQEFEKVRNARITDPLYQSIPIPLPINIGKIAGGSWPSSVPDEVTIEGRIGVGPHETLTQVREETATCLQKLSEIDSWFESHPIQLEWFGAHWLPSQMNMEHDLVTILTAQFRDVLGKDPILEASPWGTDGGLLTNVGHTPTIVFGPGQTEMAHFPNEYIELKKVFEAAEILALTILEWCGQSK, encoded by the coding sequence ATGAACGAACAAGCAAGAGCCATCCATGAATGGATTCAAAAGCATGAGGCAAAAGGAATTCGTATGCTAAAGCGTTTTGTACAAGAAGCAAGCACACAAGGAAATGAAAAAAATGTGCAGGCCATGGTCGTAGAAAAACTTCGTCAGCTAGGATTAGAAATTGACATCTGGGAGCCAAAGATTCGTGACCTTAAAAAACATGAGGCATTTGTAACGGCCCGATCGTCATTTCGCGATAGCCCAAATGTAGTCGGAGTATGGAAGGGAAGTGGAGGAGGGCGCTCCTTAATCCTTAATGGGCATATTGATGTTGTACCAGAAGGTGATGTGAAGCTTTGGGAAGATGATCCATTTAGTGGGAAAGTGAAGGATGGTCGTCTATACGGAAGAGGGTCTACGGATATGAAAGGTGGAAACGTTGCGATGATTCTAGCTCTTGAGGCGCTCATTAGCTTGGATATTTCGTTAAAAGGCGACGTAATTTTTCAAAGCGTTATTGAAGAGGAAAGCGGAGGAGCAGGAACGCTTGCATGTATTGAACGGGGTTACCGAGCGGATGCAGCGATCATACCAGAGCCTACGAATATGAAGATTTTTCCGAAACAACAAGGGTCGATGTGGTTTCGCGTCGTTGTTCATGGCATGTCGGCTCACGGTGGTACGCGCTATGAGGGCGTGAGTGCGATTGAAAAAGCAATGAAGGTCGTTCAGCATTTACAAGAATTTGAAAAGGTTCGCAATGCACGCATTACAGATCCTCTCTATCAATCCATTCCAATTCCTCTCCCTATTAATATTGGAAAAATCGCAGGCGGATCATGGCCGTCCTCTGTTCCTGACGAAGTAACGATTGAGGGGAGAATCGGTGTAGGACCCCATGAAACCTTAACACAGGTAAGGGAAGAGACAGCAACCTGTTTGCAGAAGCTAAGTGAGATTGACAGCTGGTTTGAAAGCCACCCTATTCAGCTGGAGTGGTTTGGAGCACATTGGTTGCCAAGTCAAATGAATATGGAACATGATCTGGTCACCATTTTAACGGCTCAGTTCAGAGATGTTTTAGGAAAAGACCCTATTCTTGAAGCCTCACCTTGGGGTACGGACGGCGGGCTATTAACGAACGTAGGACATACACCGACAATTGTATTTGGCCCTGGTCAAACAGAGATGGCCCATTTTCCAAATGAATACATTGAGCTAAAAAAGGTGTTTGAAGCAGCAGAAATTTTAGCTTTAACGATTTTAGAGTGGTGCGGACAGAGCAAATAA
- the ablB gene encoding putative beta-lysine N-acetyltransferase translates to MNTDVFFEKRIMNTSQCYIEYVCDHFNKRLRIDDYRGNVSLIIEEMLKEREKHQYEKLIFKSKFDHVSSFISNGFQLEALIPSYFNGSTAYFMTQYFETDRHQTEKWIEEDQIIQSVKRLPLSLDLIALSSDYVKGFATIDDANELANLYQTVFEIYPAPLHHPDYVKDLLEEGAVFAIIRHNNRIISAASAEVNETYHNAELTDCATLPEYRKHGLMKHLLVALEENLVSRQIFCVYTIARSLSFGMNAAFYQLGYEYHGRLTNNCFIFDKLEDMNVWTKHLA, encoded by the coding sequence ATGAATACAGACGTTTTTTTTGAGAAACGCATCATGAATACGAGTCAATGCTACATAGAGTATGTATGCGATCACTTTAATAAGCGCTTACGCATTGATGATTACCGAGGAAATGTTTCACTCATTATAGAAGAGATGCTTAAGGAACGGGAGAAGCATCAATATGAAAAGCTAATTTTTAAATCAAAATTTGATCATGTTTCATCCTTTATTTCAAATGGATTTCAGTTAGAAGCACTTATTCCATCTTATTTTAACGGCAGTACTGCTTATTTTATGACGCAATACTTTGAGACAGATCGTCATCAAACCGAAAAGTGGATTGAAGAAGATCAGATTATACAGTCCGTCAAACGACTGCCCCTTTCTCTAGATTTGATAGCGCTTTCTTCTGACTATGTGAAAGGATTTGCAACTATAGACGATGCTAATGAGCTTGCTAACTTATATCAAACTGTATTTGAAATCTATCCGGCTCCTCTTCATCATCCAGACTATGTAAAAGACTTATTAGAAGAAGGGGCTGTCTTCGCTATCATTCGCCACAACAATCGCATTATTAGCGCTGCTTCAGCAGAAGTAAATGAAACGTATCATAATGCAGAGCTTACAGACTGTGCGACGCTTCCTGAGTATCGCAAGCATGGATTAATGAAGCATTTGCTTGTCGCGTTAGAGGAGAATTTAGTAAGCAGGCAGATCTTCTGTGTTTATACGATTGCCCGAAGCCTTTCTTTTGGAATGAACGCTGCGTTTTATCAGCTCGGCTATGAGTATCACGGGCGTTTAACGAATAATTGCTTTATTTTTGATAAGCTTGAAGACATGAACGTATGGACAAAGCATTTAGCCTAG
- the ablA gene encoding lysine 2,3-aminomutase, whose protein sequence is MWQDLYKPKRHWKEIELWKDVTEEQWNDWIWQLTNTIRTLPDLKKVIHLTPEEEEGVRISTKTIPLNITPYYAWLMNPDDPRCPIRMQSVPVGEELHKTKYDLEDPLHEDEDSPVPGLTHRYPDRVLFLVTNQCSMYCRYCTRRRFSGQIGMGVPKKQLDDAIAYIRSTPAVRDVLISGGDGLLINDTILEYILKNLRAIPHVEIIRIGTRAPVVFPQRITENLCNILKKYHPVWLNTHFNTSIEITEESKTACEMLTNAGVPVGNQAVILAGINDSVVIMKKLMHDLVKIRVRPYYIYQCDLSEGIGHFRAPVAKGLEIIEGLRGHTSGYAVPTFVVDAPGGGGKIALQPNYLISQSANKVVLRNFEGVITTYPEPEHYESGRADDYFNSIYPKADEKKSSGGISGLLNEERFNLVPEGLQRLYRRKEYEQNPEHASLKNKREKRDELKEKKFQAQVKKYSEGDPKDESSPS, encoded by the coding sequence ATGTGGCAAGATTTATATAAGCCAAAAAGGCATTGGAAAGAGATAGAATTATGGAAAGATGTAACGGAGGAACAGTGGAACGATTGGATTTGGCAGTTAACCAATACGATTCGAACGCTTCCTGATTTGAAAAAAGTCATTCATTTAACGCCAGAAGAAGAAGAGGGCGTTCGCATTTCAACAAAAACGATCCCGTTAAATATTACGCCATACTATGCGTGGCTAATGAACCCAGATGATCCACGTTGCCCGATTCGCATGCAGTCTGTTCCTGTTGGAGAAGAACTTCATAAAACGAAATATGATTTGGAAGATCCGCTGCACGAAGATGAAGATTCTCCAGTACCAGGACTTACTCATCGCTATCCGGACCGCGTCTTGTTTCTCGTGACGAATCAATGCTCCATGTATTGCCGCTACTGTACAAGAAGACGTTTTTCAGGGCAAATTGGCATGGGTGTACCAAAGAAACAGTTAGATGATGCGATTGCCTATATTCGATCTACTCCAGCAGTGCGTGATGTTCTCATTTCAGGTGGAGACGGCCTGTTAATCAATGACACCATCTTAGAATACATTTTAAAAAATCTACGCGCCATTCCACATGTTGAAATTATTCGTATCGGTACTCGCGCACCCGTTGTATTTCCACAGCGTATAACTGAAAACCTCTGCAATATTTTGAAAAAGTATCACCCTGTTTGGTTAAATACGCATTTTAACACGTCAATTGAAATTACGGAAGAGTCAAAAACAGCCTGTGAAATGCTTACAAATGCGGGTGTCCCTGTAGGAAATCAGGCCGTTATTCTTGCTGGAATTAATGATAGTGTCGTGATTATGAAAAAGCTCATGCATGATTTAGTGAAAATACGTGTTCGGCCTTATTATATTTATCAATGTGATTTATCAGAAGGAATCGGTCACTTCCGAGCGCCGGTCGCGAAAGGGCTTGAGATTATTGAAGGATTGCGCGGTCATACGTCCGGCTATGCGGTACCAACATTTGTAGTAGATGCACCTGGAGGCGGGGGGAAAATTGCCTTGCAGCCAAATTACTTAATTAGTCAAAGCGCCAATAAAGTAGTGCTACGAAACTTTGAAGGAGTTATTACGACTTATCCAGAGCCAGAGCACTACGAATCAGGGCGCGCAGATGATTACTTTAATAGTATTTATCCAAAAGCTGACGAAAAGAAATCATCAGGAGGTATTTCAGGCCTGCTGAACGAAGAACGCTTTAATTTAGTCCCAGAAGGATTGCAACGTCTATACAGACGAAAAGAATATGAGCAAAACCCTGAGCATGCTTCGCTGAAAAATAAGCGTGAAAAGCGTGATGAACTAAAAGAAAAGAAATTCCAGGCTCAAGTGAAGAAATATAGCGAAGGGGATCCAAAAGATGAATCGTCCCCTTCCTAA
- a CDS encoding YokU family protein, which yields MNCAWCEEKGAFETTSTVYWELPDGSRSIEITETPCIECPSCGMNYQTEETIEEIENHFMMIDTKKLEKSLTFADFLAVPKWLKKNYFNF from the coding sequence ATGAATTGTGCATGGTGCGAGGAAAAAGGCGCATTTGAGACCACGAGTACGGTATATTGGGAGCTTCCGGACGGATCACGAAGTATAGAGATTACCGAGACTCCATGTATTGAATGTCCTTCTTGTGGAATGAATTATCAAACTGAAGAGACCATTGAGGAAATTGAAAATCATTTTATGATGATTGATACGAAGAAGCTTGAGAAAAGCCTGACGTTTGCAGATTTTTTAGCTGTCCCAAAATGGTTAAAGAAAAACTATTTTAATTTTTAA
- a CDS encoding manganese-dependent inorganic pyrophosphatase — protein MEKAFIFGHKNPDTDTICSALVYADLKSKLGFDVEPVRLGEVNGETQFALDYFKVEAPRFVETVANEVSNVILVDHNEFQQSATDIDQVRILEVIDHHRIANFETSDPLYYRAEPVGCTATILNKMYKENNVEITKEMAGLMLSAIISDSLLFKSPTCTDQDIAAARELAEIAGVNADEYGLEMLKAGADLSDKTVAQLISLDAKEFEMGGHKVVIAQVNAVDTNDVLARQAELEASILGVIAESELDLFLLVVTDILENDSVALALGREVAAVERAYNVVLNNNTAVLKGVVSRKKQVVPVLTETLNATPKQA, from the coding sequence ATGGAAAAAGCATTTATTTTTGGACACAAAAACCCTGACACAGATACAATTTGCTCTGCACTTGTATATGCTGACTTAAAAAGCAAGCTAGGCTTTGATGTAGAACCAGTACGTTTAGGTGAGGTAAATGGTGAAACACAGTTTGCCCTCGACTATTTTAAAGTAGAGGCACCACGTTTTGTGGAAACAGTTGCAAACGAAGTAAGCAACGTTATCTTAGTCGACCACAATGAGTTTCAACAAAGCGCAACAGACATTGATCAAGTTCGCATTTTGGAAGTAATTGATCATCATCGTATCGCAAATTTTGAAACAAGTGATCCATTGTACTATCGCGCTGAGCCTGTAGGCTGCACAGCAACAATCCTAAACAAAATGTACAAAGAAAATAACGTAGAGATTACAAAAGAAATGGCTGGTTTAATGTTATCAGCAATTATTTCTGACTCTTTACTATTCAAATCTCCAACTTGCACAGATCAAGACATCGCTGCTGCGCGTGAGCTTGCTGAGATTGCGGGCGTAAACGCAGATGAGTATGGTCTTGAAATGCTAAAAGCTGGTGCAGACTTAAGCGACAAAACAGTTGCACAGCTGATTTCTCTTGATGCAAAAGAATTTGAAATGGGTGGCCACAAAGTCGTGATCGCACAAGTAAATGCGGTTGATACAAATGATGTGTTGGCTCGTCAAGCAGAATTAGAAGCGTCTATTTTAGGTGTCATTGCTGAAAGTGAACTAGACTTATTCCTTTTAGTTGTAACGGACATCCTTGAAAATGACTCTGTTGCTCTTGCATTAGGACGCGAAGTTGCGGCTGTAGAACGCGCATACAACGTTGTACTAAACAACAACACTGCTGTATTAAAAGGCGTTGTTTCTCGTAAGAAACAAGTCGTGCCTGTTTTAACAGAAACATTAAACGCAACTCCAAAACAAGCATAA
- a CDS encoding aminotransferase class IV: MELAYYDGRFISINEKVIPIEERGHQFGDGVYEFIRVYDGRPFLLTEHLERLERSSQEILLTPSLSKEEITAIVEEGLQRTGLLEAEIYMQFTRGIAPRNHLFPHVPSQFSMTIRPAKVIPSEKRSGVAVLTLEDERWKNCYIKSLNLLPNLLAKQRAVSQGFEEAILVKDGFITEGSSSNVFVVKHGTLYTTPATNRILHGITRAAVLKCADRVNVPIQEKDMSIDFFLDADEAFFTSTSVELMPISRINDTSLPHERPITASLHSAYKKLYAKKISF; encoded by the coding sequence ATGGAATTAGCCTATTACGACGGTCGATTTATCTCAATTAATGAAAAAGTAATTCCTATTGAAGAACGAGGACATCAGTTTGGAGACGGTGTGTATGAGTTTATTCGTGTATACGATGGTCGTCCCTTTTTACTAACTGAACATTTGGAACGACTCGAACGAAGCAGTCAGGAGATTTTACTAACACCTTCCCTTTCGAAAGAGGAGATCACAGCGATCGTAGAAGAAGGATTACAGCGAACAGGTTTGTTAGAAGCAGAAATTTATATGCAGTTTACTAGAGGTATTGCACCTCGCAATCACTTGTTTCCGCATGTCCCTTCTCAGTTCTCAATGACGATTCGTCCAGCGAAAGTCATTCCTAGCGAGAAACGAAGCGGTGTTGCAGTTCTTACACTTGAAGATGAGAGATGGAAAAATTGCTACATAAAATCGCTTAACCTTCTTCCAAACTTGCTTGCTAAGCAACGAGCTGTATCACAAGGGTTTGAAGAAGCAATATTGGTAAAAGACGGGTTCATTACCGAAGGATCGAGTAGCAACGTTTTTGTTGTCAAACACGGAACGCTGTATACAACACCAGCAACTAATCGTATTTTGCACGGCATTACGAGAGCTGCTGTGTTAAAATGTGCCGATCGAGTTAACGTTCCCATTCAGGAAAAAGATATGAGCATAGACTTCTTCCTAGATGCAGATGAAGCATTCTTTACAAGCACTTCCGTTGAACTGATGCCCATATCTCGCATAAACGACACAAGCTTGCCACATGAGCGTCCTATTACTGCTTCCTTGCATAGCGCTTATAAAAAGCTGTATGCAAAGAAAATTAGTTTCTAA
- a CDS encoding acyltransferase family protein has product MNTMSRSAYFDNAKFILIFLVVFGHTISPYRTDSDGVLSIYHFIFIFHMPVFILLAGYFSKNFKKKGYYKKIFTKVVVPYLIFQTVYTFYYNFIYDDQSFTLQYLVPRWAMWFLLSLIFWKLLLPLFARFSMWISMPVSIGLGLLVGFVDVNGMDKILSLSRMLVFFPFFLLGYYLSQHQNFLGKLLTWKSRLASAVVLVVALTGSYYFLNDTSYTDMLYGTNIYNQPGEFMMRVLHYTISIIVSFAFMALIPTQRFLFTGIGQRSLYVYLLHGFVIKWFFTTKYAQNLHTSGDFVMLTLLSILITMVLGSRIVDAVITVFKLTFKFIVTRNWSRLSFKKRRVS; this is encoded by the coding sequence ATGAATACTATGAGTAGATCAGCTTATTTTGACAACGCAAAATTTATATTAATTTTTCTAGTCGTCTTCGGACACACCATTTCGCCGTATCGAACGGATTCAGACGGCGTTCTGTCGATTTATCACTTTATTTTTATTTTTCACATGCCCGTTTTCATTTTACTGGCAGGATATTTTTCCAAAAACTTTAAAAAGAAAGGATACTACAAAAAGATTTTTACTAAGGTCGTTGTACCTTACCTGATTTTCCAAACGGTCTATACGTTTTACTACAATTTCATTTATGATGATCAAAGCTTTACGCTTCAATATCTCGTGCCGCGCTGGGCGATGTGGTTTTTACTGAGCTTAATTTTTTGGAAGCTGTTGCTTCCACTGTTTGCTCGCTTCTCCATGTGGATCAGCATGCCAGTATCAATTGGTCTCGGTTTATTGGTAGGGTTTGTTGATGTGAATGGAATGGACAAAATTTTAAGCCTTAGTCGTATGCTTGTCTTTTTCCCATTCTTCCTATTGGGGTATTACTTATCGCAACATCAGAACTTCTTAGGAAAGTTATTAACGTGGAAAAGTCGTCTCGCTTCAGCCGTTGTACTAGTAGTAGCACTCACAGGAAGCTATTACTTTTTAAACGACACGTCATATACAGACATGCTATACGGAACAAACATTTACAACCAGCCTGGAGAATTCATGATGCGAGTGCTTCATTACACAATTTCCATCATTGTATCTTTCGCATTTATGGCTCTCATTCCAACGCAGCGATTCTTATTTACAGGCATTGGGCAACGTTCTTTATACGTCTACCTGTTGCACGGATTTGTGATTAAGTGGTTCTTTACGACAAAGTACGCACAAAATCTTCATACTTCTGGAGATTTCGTTATGCTAACCTTGCTATCGATTCTCATTACGATGGTACTAGGAAGTCGAATTGTTGATGCCGTTATAACCGTCTTTAAACTCACGTTTAAATTCATCGTCACACGTAACTGGAGTCGCTTATCATTTAAAAAACGTCGAGTCTCATAA
- a CDS encoding YozE family protein produces MKSFYHYLMKYRANKKNDALGEFARAAYDDHSFPKMETDYNEISSYLEMNGHYLPSMSVFDEAWELYQSEEAVPYLQN; encoded by the coding sequence ATGAAGTCCTTTTATCACTATTTAATGAAATACCGAGCAAATAAAAAGAACGATGCTCTTGGCGAGTTTGCGCGAGCTGCTTATGACGATCATAGCTTTCCAAAGATGGAAACAGATTATAATGAGATCAGCTCCTATTTAGAGATGAACGGTCATTACCTACCAAGCATGAGCGTGTTTGATGAGGCGTGGGAGCTATATCAAAGTGAAGAAGCGGTCCCATATCTTCAAAATTAA
- a CDS encoding YozD family protein, producing the protein MKEIEVVIDTEEIAEFFYNQLMKRGYVPSAQEIEELADITFDYLLEKCIIDEEVE; encoded by the coding sequence GTGAAAGAAATCGAAGTGGTGATTGATACGGAAGAGATAGCGGAGTTCTTTTACAATCAGCTAATGAAAAGAGGGTATGTTCCATCGGCACAAGAGATTGAAGAGTTAGCTGACATTACCTTTGATTATTTGCTAGAAAAATGCATTATTGATGAAGAGGTTGAGTAG